Part of the bacterium genome, GGTTGCTGTGGATGAAATAGAACTTGTTATAGCTTCAAGAAGTCTTGAAACACCTATAATTTCAATGTTTTTAGGGGTGTTTTTTAGGGGTAAATTTGATTTTGGAACAATTATTTTTTTAAATCCGAGTTTAGAAGCCTCATTTATTTTGGATTCAATGTTGCTTACGCTTCTTATTTCGCCTGAAAGACCGATTTCGCCGATTATTACGGTTTGCGAATCAACTGTAACGTTTCTGGCACAAGTGGCAACTGCAAGCGCAATTCCTAAATCAGCGGATGGTTCTTGAATTTCTATTCCGCCTACAGCGTTGACGTAAACATCCTGCTTGCTTAAGTTCAACCCTACGCGTTTTTCCAGTACGGCAAGAATTTGAAGAACCCTGTTGTATTCGATGCCTGTTGTAACTCTTCTTGGCGAAGTGTAGGAAGTAGGTCCTACAAGTGACTGAATTTCCACCAAAATGGGTCGGGTTCCTTCGCTGCTGGCGACAACGACGCTTCCCGGGGTTATGGCGTTTGATCTTTCGGAAAGAAAAAGCTCGCTTGGATTGCTAACTTCTACTAAGCCTGTTTCTTCCATGTTGAAAACGCCCACATCATTTGTACTTCCAAATCTATTTTTTATTGTTCTCAAGAGCCTGTAAGATTTATATCTGTCGCCTTCAAAGTAAAGAACTGTGTCAACCATGTGTTCGAGAACTTTAGGACCTGCTATTGCTCCGTCTTTTGTAACATGACCTATTACAAGAACTGTAATTCCTCTGGATTTAGCGATATTCATCAAAATTCCGCAGCATTCCCTAACCTGACTTACACTTCCGGGGG contains:
- the radA gene encoding DNA repair protein RadA; the encoded protein is MAKVKSKWICQTCGYETSGYLGKCPDCSSWGTLVEETFSKTPLKEHSSISDSRNSFPQLLKDISLDESIRYTTGMSEFDTVLGGGLVMGSLVLIGGDPGIGKSTITLQSCGNLAKNGLKTLYVSAEESAKQIKLRAERLNVNSQNLYIFAENNIEEIQKTLSELKPEVLIIDSIQAVYSPSITSSPGSVSQVRECCGILMNIAKSRGITVLVIGHVTKDGAIAGPKVLEHMVDTVLYFEGDRYKSYRLLRTIKNRFGSTNDVGVFNMEETGLVEVSNPSELFLSERSNAITPGSVVVASSEGTRPILVEIQSLVGPTSYTSPRRVTTGIEYNRVLQILAVLEKRVGLNLSKQDVYVNAVGGIEIQEPSADLGIALAVATCARNVTVDSQTVIIGEIGLSGEIRSVSNIESKINEASKLGFKKIIVPKSNLPLKNTPKNIEIIGVSRLLEAITSSISSTATE